In the Kaistella sp. 97-N-M2 genome, one interval contains:
- a CDS encoding DPP IV N-terminal domain-containing protein, producing MKFSKFTLLILLTGSFLSAQTQKFTIAEAVNGLRSNLAVKNISQFSWSDDSKSFYQGTKNGYLITEVPSLKQDTLVSLSQLNRNLSGENILKSFPRITFITKDKGYFTQGSKYFWVERSGKDWKVKDWTSLDEAAENVQMLSNNQGFVYTIKNNLYLNKNGKVVAITNDKNEDIVNGQAVHQREFGIDKGIFISPDNSQIAFYRMDQTMVTSYPIIDWSVTPAANKNIKYPMAGTPSHHVTLGIYDIKTDKKTFLNIEGDPEQYLTAVTWNPDSQSVFVGVLNRDQNDLHMNQYSAVTGNLMKTVFEEKSAEYVEPQTPLSFFPNSSTDFVWQSQRTGFNHLFHYNLEKGLVAQLTKGSWSVTELLGFNEKKKEIYFASTQETPLERHLYKINWNTFQTQKLDSAPGMHTGILSKDGNHLYDIYSNSTTPRVVNLINTNTDKFKNILTADDPLKKYQRPEIKNVTLKAEDGTPLYGKIILPTDFDANKKYPVIVYLYNGPHAQLVTNAFPASGNLWYEFMAQKGYIVFTMDGRGSSNRGLKFEQAVFRHLGDVEMRDQLKGVEYLKSLPYVNADKLGIHGWSFGGFMTTSFMLKHPEVFKVGVAGGPVIDWKMYEIMYTERYMDSPQNNPEGYKQANLLDKVQNLKGHLLMIHGAQDNVVVWQHSIKFLKAAVDNGVQMDYFVYPGHEHNVLGKDRVHLMQKVTDYFDEYLKK from the coding sequence ATGAAATTTTCAAAATTTACTCTGCTCATCCTGCTTACAGGCAGTTTTCTTTCCGCACAAACTCAAAAATTTACCATCGCCGAAGCCGTTAACGGACTTCGAAGCAATCTGGCGGTTAAAAATATTTCTCAGTTTTCCTGGAGCGACGACAGCAAATCCTTCTATCAGGGCACGAAAAACGGTTATTTAATTACGGAAGTGCCGAGTTTGAAACAGGATACTTTGGTTTCGCTGTCGCAACTGAATAGAAATCTTTCCGGGGAAAATATTTTAAAAAGCTTTCCGAGAATTACATTTATTACTAAAGATAAAGGATATTTCACGCAGGGCTCGAAATATTTCTGGGTGGAACGCAGCGGAAAAGACTGGAAAGTGAAAGACTGGACTTCTCTCGACGAGGCGGCAGAAAACGTGCAAATGCTCAGCAACAATCAGGGTTTTGTCTACACCATTAAAAACAATCTTTATCTGAATAAGAACGGCAAAGTTGTAGCGATCACCAACGATAAGAATGAAGATATTGTGAACGGACAGGCGGTTCATCAGCGCGAGTTCGGCATCGATAAAGGCATTTTTATTTCCCCCGACAATTCGCAGATCGCTTTTTACCGCATGGATCAGACCATGGTTACTTCTTATCCGATCATCGACTGGAGCGTGACGCCCGCGGCGAATAAAAACATCAAATACCCAATGGCGGGAACGCCGAGTCATCATGTGACCTTAGGAATTTATGATATTAAAACCGACAAAAAAACATTTCTTAATATTGAAGGTGATCCGGAACAGTATCTAACGGCGGTCACCTGGAATCCCGATTCGCAGTCCGTTTTTGTGGGCGTCCTGAACCGCGACCAGAACGATCTGCATATGAATCAGTACAGTGCGGTCACCGGAAATTTGATGAAAACCGTTTTCGAGGAAAAATCCGCGGAATATGTGGAACCGCAAACACCTTTGAGTTTCTTCCCGAACTCCAGCACCGATTTTGTTTGGCAGAGCCAGAGAACGGGTTTCAATCATCTTTTCCATTATAATTTAGAAAAAGGTTTGGTGGCGCAGCTTACAAAAGGGAGCTGGTCCGTAACCGAACTGCTCGGCTTCAACGAGAAAAAGAAAGAGATTTATTTTGCTTCCACGCAGGAAACTCCGCTGGAAAGACATCTTTATAAAATAAACTGGAACACCTTCCAAACACAAAAATTAGACAGCGCGCCCGGAATGCATACGGGAATTTTGAGCAAGGACGGCAATCATCTCTACGATATTTACAGTAACTCAACCACGCCGCGTGTGGTTAATCTTATCAACACCAACACCGATAAATTCAAAAATATTCTTACCGCGGACGATCCTTTGAAAAAATACCAACGGCCCGAAATAAAAAATGTAACCTTAAAAGCGGAAGATGGAACGCCACTTTACGGTAAAATTATTTTGCCAACCGATTTCGATGCGAACAAAAAATATCCCGTTATCGTGTATCTGTACAACGGTCCGCATGCGCAATTGGTAACCAACGCATTTCCTGCTTCCGGGAACTTGTGGTACGAATTTATGGCGCAGAAAGGATATATTGTCTTCACGATGGATGGTCGCGGTTCCTCCAACCGTGGACTGAAATTTGAACAGGCGGTTTTCCGTCATTTAGGCGATGTAGAAATGCGGGATCAATTGAAAGGTGTGGAATATTTGAAATCTTTACCTTATGTGAACGCCGATAAACTGGGAATCCACGGCTGGAGTTTTGGCGGATTTATGACGACGAGCTTTATGCTGAAACATCCCGAAGTTTTTAAAGTCGGTGTGGCCGGCGGTCCGGTGATCGACTGGAAAATGTATGAAATCATGTATACCGAAAGATACATGGATTCTCCGCAAAACAACCCCGAAGGCTATAAACAGGCGAACCTTTTAGATAAAGTTCAAAATTTAAAAGGTCATTTGCTCATGATTCATGGTGCGCAGGATAATGTAGTGGTTTGGCAGCATTCCATTAAATTTTTAAAAGCTGCCGTGGATAATGGCGTTCAGATGGATTATTTTGTTTATCCGGGTCACGAACATAATGTTTTGGGGAAAGACCGAGTTCATTTGATGCAAAAAGTGACCGATTATTTTGATGAATATTTGAAGAAATAG
- a CDS encoding L-threonylcarbamoyladenylate synthase → MDQLIDTLKSGGTILYPTDTIWGIGCDATNAEAINKIFDIKKREKTKSMIILVESAKRLQDLVEVPEMAWEIMDLSEKPVTLIYDSPKGLPKEILAEDGSIGIRLVNDLFLKKIITKLNKPLVSTSANFSGAKSPLKFSDISQEIIDSVNFVAEENHDKVSEYSGSSVIRIWNDGRIKVLRE, encoded by the coding sequence ATGGATCAACTAATCGACACTTTAAAATCCGGCGGAACTATTCTTTATCCAACCGACACCATTTGGGGAATCGGCTGCGACGCTACAAATGCGGAAGCCATCAACAAAATTTTCGATATTAAAAAAAGGGAGAAAACCAAGTCGATGATTATTTTGGTCGAATCCGCGAAACGTTTGCAGGATTTGGTAGAAGTCCCAGAAATGGCCTGGGAAATTATGGACCTTTCGGAAAAACCTGTGACTTTAATTTATGACAGTCCGAAAGGTTTGCCGAAGGAAATACTTGCAGAAGACGGCAGCATCGGCATTCGGCTCGTGAATGATCTCTTCCTGAAAAAAATCATTACGAAGCTGAACAAACCTTTGGTTTCCACATCCGCCAATTTTAGCGGCGCAAAATCACCTCTGAAATTCTCTGATATCTCACAGGAAATTATCGATTCCGTGAATTTTGTAGCGGAAGAAAATCACGATAAAGTTTCGGAATATTCGGGTTCTTCCGTTATCAGAATCTGGAATGACGGGCGGATTAAAGTGCTGCGGGAATAG
- a CDS encoding VF530 family DNA-binding protein has translation MHEKAQDLLHGKRLDTILEELVDYYDGFEKLGEQINIKCFTDNPSIKSSLKFLRKTEWARAKVESLYLYVLRQKKKQ, from the coding sequence ATGCACGAAAAAGCTCAAGATCTTTTGCACGGCAAACGTCTGGATACCATTTTGGAAGAACTGGTCGACTATTACGACGGGTTTGAAAAACTGGGCGAACAGATCAACATTAAATGTTTTACGGATAATCCGAGCATAAAATCTTCTCTGAAATTTTTGCGGAAAACCGAGTGGGCAAGAGCGAAAGTTGAAAGTCTGTACCTCTACGTTTTGCGCCAGAAAAAGAAGCAGTAA
- a CDS encoding YchJ family protein, giving the protein MDEPGTRLILMENESKPYCPCCSGKLYNECCQPYHQGEKHAETAETLMRSRFSAFAYPNSEYLMETTLPSKRKFHRKKDLQEWGEINEWTKLEIVRKPTPDQVEFKAYYKDEKGKSEIHHEISVFQELNERWFYVSGEFPD; this is encoded by the coding sequence ATGGACGAACCCGGAACACGCCTGATTTTGATGGAAAACGAATCGAAACCATATTGCCCCTGCTGCTCCGGAAAACTCTATAACGAATGTTGCCAACCTTATCATCAAGGTGAAAAACACGCGGAAACCGCCGAAACATTAATGCGGTCCAGATTTTCGGCCTTTGCCTATCCGAATAGCGAATACCTGATGGAAACGACATTACCCTCGAAACGAAAATTTCACCGGAAAAAAGACCTACAGGAATGGGGCGAAATTAATGAGTGGACAAAACTCGAGATTGTGCGAAAACCCACGCCAGATCAGGTGGAATTTAAAGCGTATTATAAAGATGAGAAAGGAAAATCAGAAATTCATCATGAGATTTCTGTGTTTCAAGAACTGAATGAGCGGTGGTTTTACGTCTCCGGCGAGTTTCCGGATTAA
- the gldC gene encoding gliding motility protein GldC → MKKTQITIDIELDENHVPERMLWNAQDGGIEKEETKATMISVWDDKKMEALRIDLWTKEMPVDQMKMFIHQILVSLGNTYQRATGEEDVAAWIEEMAEEFATRSAIKM, encoded by the coding sequence ATGAAAAAGACTCAGATCACGATAGATATCGAATTAGACGAAAATCACGTGCCCGAAAGAATGCTGTGGAATGCGCAGGATGGCGGCATCGAAAAGGAAGAAACCAAAGCGACGATGATTTCCGTGTGGGACGATAAAAAAATGGAGGCACTACGCATCGATCTCTGGACGAAGGAAATGCCGGTCGATCAAATGAAAATGTTTATTCATCAGATCCTTGTATCCTTGGGAAATACGTACCAAAGAGCTACGGGCGAAGAAGACGTTGCAGCCTGGATTGAAGAAATGGCAGAAGAATTTGCCACGCGATCTGCAATAAAAATGTAA
- a CDS encoding gliding motility protein GldB, translating into MKFFRYVFFSGVFLWAAVSCNKKTEDHWKVEITKPAQKVEAIDISKEFYANNTSLESFKAKYPWFQGTVSDEDYALRRADAEEAKIYKDAVAKIDIPKLNADLTDLFSHVKYYFPNFKEPKVFLYSSALQGVMDPIFYHPQQNMIFIDITGFMGENNPNYKGLEQYFQVSMNPQNIVPKVSEVLAENFVEPDMDHQKFIDELIYNGKISTLQDAFLPDFPDYLKMNYSQKQYEWAKENEVNIWNFFVENNLVFSDDIQLQERFIKPGPFSKFYTEIDNESSPQVGIFIGWQICKKFFQEKPDTKLTDFLKINAQEIFNQSNYKPKN; encoded by the coding sequence ATGAAGTTTTTTAGATATGTATTCTTTTCCGGCGTTTTCCTTTGGGCCGCTGTTTCCTGTAACAAAAAGACAGAAGACCACTGGAAAGTGGAGATTACAAAACCCGCGCAGAAAGTGGAAGCCATCGATATTTCGAAAGAGTTTTATGCAAATAATACGTCTTTAGAAAGTTTTAAAGCAAAATATCCGTGGTTTCAGGGCACGGTTTCCGATGAAGATTATGCGTTGCGCCGCGCCGATGCGGAGGAAGCAAAAATCTACAAAGATGCCGTTGCTAAAATTGATATTCCGAAACTGAACGCGGATCTGACGGATCTGTTTTCGCACGTTAAATATTATTTCCCCAACTTCAAAGAGCCGAAGGTTTTTCTCTATTCGTCCGCTTTGCAGGGCGTGATGGATCCCATCTTTTATCATCCGCAGCAAAATATGATTTTTATTGATATTACAGGTTTCATGGGTGAAAACAATCCGAATTACAAAGGTTTGGAGCAGTATTTTCAGGTTTCGATGAACCCGCAAAATATTGTACCGAAAGTTTCGGAGGTGTTGGCAGAAAATTTTGTAGAGCCCGACATGGATCATCAGAAATTTATCGATGAGCTCATTTATAATGGAAAAATATCGACGCTGCAGGATGCTTTTCTTCCGGACTTTCCGGATTATTTAAAAATGAATTATTCCCAAAAACAGTACGAATGGGCAAAGGAAAACGAAGTGAACATCTGGAACTTCTTTGTAGAAAACAATCTGGTTTTCAGTGACGACATTCAGCTGCAGGAACGATTCATCAAACCCGGACCTTTTTCGAAATTTTATACGGAAATCGACAACGAATCTTCGCCGCAAGTCGGAATTTTTATCGGCTGGCAAATCTGCAAAAAGTTCTTTCAGGAAAAACCCGACACAAAATTAACCGATTTTCTGAAGATAAATGCACAGGAAATCTTTAATCAAAGCAATTATAAACCAAAAAACTAA
- a CDS encoding cystathionine gamma-synthase, with the protein MNFNTKVIHGGQHHESATGSVNVPVFLTSTFAQKSPGIHSGYEYSRAANPTRQALEDSLASIENGARGLAFGSGLAAIDCVLKLLNPGDEVISVDDLYGGSYRMFTKLFEKYQLKFTFVSFEDVSKVADSITDRTKLIWLETPTNPLMKLVDIKAVTDLVKGKDILVAVDNTFATPYLQLPLDLGADIVMHSATKYLGGHSDVIAGALVAKTAELGEKLHFIQFASGGILGPHDSYLVLRGIKTLALRVQRHSENGLAVAEYLENHPAVEKVFYPGLKSHPQHDLAKKQMKDFGGMVSFTFKSGKKEDSVKFLEKVKVFTLAESLGGVESLANHPALMTHASIPAEKRAELGITDDLVRLSVGIEDEEDLLADLERAFG; encoded by the coding sequence ATGAACTTCAATACCAAAGTTATACACGGTGGTCAGCACCACGAATCAGCCACAGGATCGGTAAATGTTCCCGTATTTTTAACCTCCACTTTTGCGCAGAAATCGCCCGGAATCCACTCCGGTTACGAATATTCCCGCGCCGCAAATCCCACAAGACAGGCTTTGGAAGACAGTTTGGCCTCCATCGAAAACGGCGCCAGAGGTTTGGCTTTTGGGTCGGGACTGGCAGCCATCGACTGTGTTTTAAAATTGTTGAATCCGGGCGATGAGGTAATTTCCGTGGATGATTTGTATGGCGGGAGCTATCGAATGTTTACGAAACTTTTTGAAAAGTACCAGTTGAAATTTACCTTCGTGAGTTTTGAAGACGTTTCGAAAGTGGCGGATTCCATCACCGACAGAACAAAACTCATCTGGTTGGAAACACCGACGAATCCCTTAATGAAACTTGTGGATATTAAAGCGGTAACCGACCTAGTGAAAGGCAAAGATATTTTGGTCGCCGTAGACAATACTTTTGCCACGCCTTATCTGCAGTTGCCTTTAGATTTGGGCGCCGACATCGTAATGCATTCTGCCACAAAATATTTGGGCGGACATTCGGATGTAATTGCCGGAGCATTGGTTGCAAAAACGGCAGAACTCGGAGAGAAACTCCATTTTATTCAATTTGCGAGCGGTGGAATTTTAGGACCACACGATTCCTATCTTGTTTTAAGAGGAATTAAAACCTTGGCTTTAAGGGTTCAGCGACATTCGGAAAACGGACTGGCAGTCGCCGAATATCTGGAAAATCATCCGGCCGTGGAAAAAGTTTTTTATCCGGGCTTAAAATCTCATCCACAGCATGATCTGGCAAAAAAACAAATGAAAGATTTTGGCGGCATGGTTTCTTTCACCTTTAAATCCGGCAAGAAAGAAGATTCTGTTAAGTTTTTAGAAAAGGTAAAAGTGTTCACTCTGGCCGAATCCCTGGGCGGTGTGGAATCTTTGGCAAATCACCCGGCGCTAATGACGCACGCTTCCATCCCGGCAGAAAAACGTGCAGAACTGGGGATTACAGACGATCTCGTTCGCCTGAGCGTCGGCATTGAAGACGAAGAAGATTTACTGGCAGATCTGGAAAGAGCTTTCGGTTAA
- a CDS encoding GNAT family N-acetyltransferase produces the protein MQNTRKAIIEDCAELSVLFDEYRIFYHKKSDVKSAEIFLKDRMVNKDSEIYIAESDGKIAGFVQLYPLFSSTRMQKYWLLNDLYVNENFRGKGFSKLLIEEAKNLCRETSACGMLLETGKNNEIGNQLYPKCGFELYDSVNFYEWTNPEHA, from the coding sequence ATGCAGAACACAAGAAAAGCAATTATCGAAGATTGCGCAGAATTATCCGTTCTGTTTGATGAATACAGGATTTTTTATCACAAAAAAAGTGATGTAAAAAGCGCTGAAATTTTTCTGAAAGATAGAATGGTAAATAAAGATTCCGAAATTTATATCGCTGAGTCCGACGGAAAAATAGCCGGATTTGTTCAGCTTTATCCCTTGTTTTCTTCCACAAGAATGCAAAAGTATTGGCTGCTGAATGATTTGTACGTAAATGAAAATTTTCGGGGCAAAGGTTTCTCGAAGCTGTTGATTGAAGAAGCAAAAAATCTGTGCCGCGAAACTTCGGCTTGCGGAATGCTGTTGGAAACCGGAAAAAATAACGAAATAGGAAACCAACTCTACCCAAAGTGTGGTTTTGAACTGTACGACAGCGTTAATTTTTACGAATGGACGAACCCGGAACACGCCTGA
- a CDS encoding DUF1801 domain-containing protein yields MKIEANSLEEYLNNVPEDRQTAFRTLYQTISKNLPQGFQEGLSYGMIGWTIPLETYPAGYHCTPNTPLPFINLASQKNFIALYHMGIYANPELLDWFVTEFPKYSARKLDVGKSCIRFKKVEDIPFDLIAELCQKITPQDWIVLYEREFKKK; encoded by the coding sequence ATGAAAATTGAAGCCAACTCCCTTGAAGAATATTTAAATAACGTTCCGGAAGACCGGCAAACGGCATTCCGGACACTTTACCAAACCATTTCCAAAAATTTGCCGCAAGGATTTCAGGAAGGATTATCGTACGGCATGATTGGTTGGACCATTCCGCTGGAAACCTATCCCGCAGGTTACCACTGTACGCCCAACACGCCGTTGCCCTTTATTAATTTGGCTTCGCAGAAAAACTTCATTGCGCTTTACCATATGGGAATTTATGCGAATCCCGAATTACTGGACTGGTTCGTTACCGAATTTCCGAAATATTCTGCACGAAAATTAGATGTGGGCAAATCGTGTATACGATTCAAGAAAGTTGAAGATATTCCGTTTGATTTAATTGCGGAATTATGTCAGAAAATAACTCCACAAGATTGGATTGTTTTATATGAACGGGAATTTAAGAAGAAATAG
- a CDS encoding LLM class flavin-dependent oxidoreductase, with amino-acid sequence MELGIGMFGDLAFDQTTGKYKDAGVKIREIVQQVKRMDEVGIDVFAMGEHHRADYAVSSPEMVLAAAASITKNIKLASGVTVLSSSEPVKVYEDFATLDLISNGRAEIFVGRGSFIESFPLYGYSLENYEQLFDEKLELLLKINAEENVSWTGKLRAPMKNQTVYPRATNDGKLPIWRAVGGTPQSVLSAAKLGMPLVVAIIGGMPIQFKSLIDFYKQEYLAAGHNESEMQIAIHSHTFVSEDQKVIDGYFHNYKAQMDRIGASRGWSPYTKMQYDGGRAKDGALFVGNTTEVANKIAYMKEIFGITRFIGHMDVGAPENDIMMKSIELFGEKVAPSVR; translated from the coding sequence ATGGAATTAGGAATAGGAATGTTTGGCGATTTAGCCTTCGATCAGACCACAGGAAAATATAAAGATGCGGGTGTAAAGATCCGCGAAATTGTGCAGCAGGTAAAACGGATGGATGAGGTTGGAATTGATGTTTTTGCCATGGGCGAGCATCACCGCGCCGATTATGCGGTTTCGTCCCCCGAAATGGTTTTGGCTGCGGCCGCCAGTATCACAAAAAACATTAAACTTGCGAGTGGCGTTACGGTTTTAAGCTCTTCGGAACCCGTGAAAGTGTATGAAGATTTTGCCACTTTAGATTTGATTTCCAACGGCAGAGCTGAGATCTTCGTAGGTCGCGGCAGTTTCATTGAATCTTTTCCGCTGTACGGCTATTCACTCGAAAATTACGAGCAGCTGTTCGACGAAAAGTTAGAACTTTTGCTCAAAATAAATGCTGAAGAAAACGTTTCGTGGACGGGCAAACTTCGAGCACCCATGAAAAACCAAACCGTTTACCCCAGAGCTACAAACGACGGCAAACTTCCGATCTGGAGAGCTGTGGGCGGTACGCCGCAGTCTGTATTAAGTGCAGCCAAACTGGGAATGCCTTTGGTTGTGGCCATTATTGGCGGTATGCCGATTCAGTTTAAAAGTCTCATCGATTTTTACAAGCAGGAATACTTGGCAGCAGGCCACAACGAATCTGAAATGCAGATCGCCATTCATTCCCACACTTTTGTGAGCGAGGATCAGAAGGTGATCGACGGCTATTTTCACAATTATAAAGCTCAGATGGACCGGATTGGCGCGTCCCGAGGTTGGTCGCCGTACACCAAAATGCAGTACGACGGCGGAAGAGCGAAAGACGGCGCTTTGTTTGTGGGAAATACGACTGAAGTTGCAAATAAAATCGCTTACATGAAAGAAATTTTCGGCATCACGCGATTTATCGGACATATGGATGTTGGCGCACCGGAAAATGACATTATGATGAAATCCATCGAATTGTTTGGCGAAAAAGTAGCACCCAGCGTTAGATAA
- the nadE gene encoding NAD(+) synthase, translating to MQTEKITEKIVSWLKDYALKANVKGYVIGVSGGVDSAVVSTLCAMTGLKVLMIEMPIRQKEAEVSRAWEHMNQLKERFENVEAISVNLTPAFEELYKTFNVNDTEFPAEKLAFANTRSRLRMLTLYYYGQINGLLVCGTGNKVEDFGVGFYTKYGDGGVDVSPIADLYKTEVYALAKSLDLVESIQNAIPTDGLWDVDRTDEQQIGATYPELEKIQKEWGTKTEADYSGRDLEVFKIFSRMNKAAQHKIQPIPVCDIPEEWR from the coding sequence ATGCAGACAGAAAAAATAACAGAAAAAATCGTTTCCTGGCTGAAAGATTATGCGCTGAAAGCGAACGTAAAGGGATATGTGATTGGTGTTTCCGGCGGCGTAGATTCGGCCGTAGTTTCCACACTTTGCGCTATGACGGGTTTAAAAGTTTTGATGATTGAAATGCCCATCCGTCAAAAAGAAGCAGAAGTCAGCCGCGCCTGGGAACACATGAATCAACTGAAGGAACGTTTCGAAAATGTAGAGGCGATTTCGGTCAATTTAACGCCGGCTTTCGAAGAACTCTACAAAACTTTCAATGTGAACGACACGGAGTTTCCCGCAGAGAAACTCGCTTTTGCGAACACAAGATCACGTTTGCGCATGCTGACTTTATATTATTACGGCCAGATCAACGGCCTTTTGGTTTGCGGAACCGGAAATAAAGTTGAAGATTTTGGCGTTGGTTTTTACACCAAATATGGCGATGGCGGCGTTGATGTTTCCCCTATTGCAGACCTTTACAAAACGGAAGTTTACGCCCTGGCCAAATCTTTGGATTTGGTGGAATCTATTCAAAATGCCATTCCAACAGATGGTTTGTGGGATGTGGACCGCACCGATGAACAACAGATTGGCGCGACGTATCCGGAACTGGAGAAAATTCAGAAAGAATGGGGAACGAAGACCGAAGCAGATTATTCGGGTCGGGATTTGGAGGTTTTTAAAATTTTCAGCCGCATGAATAAAGCGGCGCAGCATAAAATTCAACCCATTCCGGTGTGCGATATTCCGGAAGAGTGGCGATAG
- a CDS encoding DinB family protein has protein sequence MTEFQKYIQRYLDLIPGENWQSELKNSGAQTLEIYEKLSEEQSNFAYAEGKWSLKFLLQHLIDAERIFVYRALRFSRNDHTELAGWNEELYAQEYHLENVPLKNLVDEFDHLRNSNILFFGNLKASGLTRKGVANGNEISVETLGKLIIGHNIHHLNIIREHYLINF, from the coding sequence ATGACCGAATTTCAAAAATACATTCAACGCTATCTCGATCTAATTCCGGGCGAAAACTGGCAGTCTGAACTGAAAAATTCCGGCGCGCAGACCTTAGAGATCTACGAAAAACTTTCGGAAGAGCAGTCCAACTTCGCGTACGCCGAAGGAAAATGGTCTTTAAAGTTTTTGCTGCAACACCTCATCGATGCGGAGCGGATTTTCGTTTACCGCGCCTTACGCTTTTCACGGAATGACCATACCGAACTCGCAGGCTGGAACGAAGAATTGTACGCGCAGGAGTATCATTTAGAAAATGTTCCCCTGAAAAATCTGGTGGATGAATTCGATCATTTGCGAAACTCTAATATTCTATTTTTCGGGAATTTAAAAGCGTCAGGTCTTACCCGAAAAGGAGTGGCGAACGGCAACGAAATTTCGGTGGAAACTCTGGGCAAACTTATTATCGGTCACAATATTCATCATTTAAATATCATCAGGGAACACTATCTAATAAATTTTTAA
- a CDS encoding T9SS type A sorting domain-containing protein — protein sequence MKKGIILLALFTAASQGLSAQLIKAPNQGENVNFLTPVAPSNAAFFLKAPTTLWQDNAVESWYNATATEFTLTTPAQVAGLAKIVNAGNAFVGKTVTFGNDMDFGAHLWMPIGKGYQFPFSGIIKGNNKKILNIQINLPSGDFVGFVGQMFNGKIDNLTAENVTVSGHDTVGSIVGNLSTNSTMDNCHAKNVDISGTDFNIGGLVGGILSNSSISNSSAEGDVSGVNQVGGIVGTVWDKTSISKTYAKGTVSGQYIVGGFAGYSTMAFGPNRNNEISDSYTRSNVYASSERVGGFYGGPESNAVTTNVYSTGTVNNVSASGGFAGFVANMSASNIYYDFTNAPIDPIGLFLAAPATYDIKAWTSTQMQSQTLADGLNAGRSTAVWYFDASKNDGYPTLDFEQLLATSDNAVRSDIKVYPTVVTDFITINSKERNLTYKVVDFSGRLIKSGSVSTDKVNLSQLGKGNYMLLLQNGGKMSSFKFIKK from the coding sequence ATGAAAAAAGGAATTATTCTTTTGGCGCTGTTTACCGCCGCAAGTCAGGGTCTTTCTGCCCAGCTCATTAAAGCTCCAAACCAAGGAGAAAATGTAAATTTCTTAACACCTGTTGCCCCGTCTAACGCGGCATTTTTTCTAAAGGCACCTACTACTTTGTGGCAGGACAATGCCGTTGAAAGTTGGTACAATGCTACCGCTACGGAATTCACGTTGACGACACCGGCTCAGGTTGCAGGCCTTGCCAAAATTGTAAATGCCGGCAACGCATTCGTCGGCAAAACAGTAACCTTCGGCAATGATATGGATTTCGGTGCGCATCTGTGGATGCCGATCGGAAAAGGCTATCAGTTTCCCTTCTCCGGAATTATTAAAGGCAACAACAAAAAAATCCTGAATATCCAGATCAACCTTCCTTCGGGAGATTTTGTCGGCTTTGTCGGACAAATGTTTAATGGTAAAATCGATAATCTTACGGCCGAAAATGTTACTGTTTCCGGACACGACACGGTTGGAAGTATTGTCGGGAATTTATCTACGAACAGTACAATGGATAACTGCCACGCGAAAAATGTAGATATTTCCGGAACCGATTTTAATATTGGTGGTTTAGTGGGCGGAATTTTATCCAATTCCAGCATCAGCAATTCTTCTGCGGAAGGCGATGTGAGCGGCGTAAACCAAGTTGGTGGTATAGTTGGGACCGTTTGGGACAAAACTTCCATTTCAAAAACCTATGCTAAAGGAACCGTTTCCGGCCAGTATATTGTAGGTGGTTTTGCCGGATACAGCACAATGGCATTTGGACCGAACAGAAATAACGAAATTTCAGATTCTTATACGCGCTCCAATGTTTATGCTTCTTCCGAAAGAGTAGGAGGATTTTATGGCGGACCGGAAAGTAATGCCGTTACAACCAATGTTTATTCCACAGGTACCGTAAATAATGTGAGCGCGAGCGGCGGTTTCGCAGGATTTGTTGCGAATATGAGCGCGTCTAATATCTATTACGACTTCACGAATGCACCCATCGATCCCATCGGTCTTTTTTTGGCAGCACCTGCAACGTATGATATAAAGGCCTGGACTTCCACTCAAATGCAGAGTCAAACACTTGCGGACGGCTTGAACGCCGGAAGATCAACTGCTGTTTGGTATTTTGATGCTTCGAAAAATGACGGTTATCCAACACTGGATTTTGAACAGCTTTTGGCAACTTCGGATAATGCAGTTCGTTCCGACATCAAGGTTTATCCAACGGTAGTTACCGATTTTATTACGATCAATTCCAAAGAAAGAAATCTGACGTATAAAGTCGTAGATTTTTCCGGCCGTTTAATTAAATCAGGAAGTGTGAGCACTGATAAAGTTAATCTTTCGCAGCTTGGAAAAGGAAATTACATGCTTCTCCTTCAAAATGGAGGGAAGATGAGCAGTTTTAAATTCATTAAAAAATAA